One stretch of Falco naumanni isolate bFalNau1 chromosome 7, bFalNau1.pat, whole genome shotgun sequence DNA includes these proteins:
- the IDH2 gene encoding isocitrate dehydrogenase [NADP], mitochondrial, with protein MAARYLRAAPALSRLARCPLPAASVGQRRHYADKRIKVANPVVEMDGDEMTRIIWAFIKEKLILPNVDVQLKYFDLGLPHRDKTDDQVTIDSALATQKYSVAVKCATITPDEARVEEFKLKKMWKSPNGTIRNILGGTVFREPIICKNIPRLVPGWTKPITIGRHAHGDQYKATDFVVGKSGTFKMVFTPKDGSGVKEWEVYNFPGGGVGMGMYNTDESISGFAHSCFQYAIQKKWPLYMSTKNTILKAYDGRFKDIFQEIFDKHYKTEFDKLKIWYEHRLIDDMVAQVLKSSGGFVWACKNYDGDVQSDILAQGFGSLGLMTSVLVCPDGKTIEAEAAHGTVTRHYREHQKGRPTSTNPIASIFAWTRGLEHRGKLDSNPELIKFAQTLEKVCIETVESGTMTKDLAGCIHGLANVKLNEHFVNTTDFLDAIKNNLDKALGKQ; from the exons ATGGCCGCCCGCTACCTCCGCGCCGCCCCGGCGCTGAGCCGCCTGgcccgctgccccctccccgccgcctcCGTGGGGCAGCGCCGGCACT ATGCCGACAAGCGGATCAAGGTGGCCAACCCGGTGGTGGAGATGGACGGAGATGAGATGACACGGATCATCTGGGCCTTCATCAAGGAGAAG CTCATCCTGCCCAACGTGGACGTCCAGCTGAAGTATTTTGACCTGGGTCTGCCACACCGGGACAAGACAGACGATCAGGTCACCATCGACTCGGCGCTGGCCACCCAGAAGTACAGCGTGGCTGTGAAGTGTGCCACCATCACGCCGGATGAAGCCAGGGTGGAag AGTTTAAGCTGAAGAAGATGTGGAAGAGCCCCAATGGCACCATCCGAAACATCCTGGGGGGGACGGTTTTCCGGGAGCCCATCATCTGCAAGAACATCCCCCGCCTGGTGCCCGGCTGGACCAAGCCCATCACCATCGGCAGGCATGCCCATGGCGACCAG TACAAAGCCACCGACTTCGTGGTGGGCAAGTCCGGCACGTTCAAGATGGTCTTCACACCGAAGGACGGCAGTGGGGTGAAGGAGTGGGAGGTGTACAACTTCCCCGGCGGCGGCGTGGGCATGGGCATGTACAACACGGATGAG TCCATCTCGGGCTTTGCTCACAGCTGCTTCCAGTACGCCATTCAGAAGAAGTGGCCTCTCTACATGAGCACCAAGAACACCATCCTCAAAGCCTACGATGGGCGCTTCAAAGACATCTTCCAGGAGATCTTCGATAA GCACTACAAGACGGAGTTTGACAAGCTGAAGATCTGGTACGAGCACCGGCTCATCGATGACATGGTGGCCCAGGTGCTGAAGTCTTCTGGCGGCTTTGTCTGGGCGTGCAAGAACTATGATGGGGACGTCCAGTCAGACATCCTGGCCCaag GCTTTGGCTCCCTGGGGCTGATGACCTCTGTCCTGGTGTGTCCGGACGGGAAGACCATCGAGGCTGAGGCAGCCCACGGTACCGTCACCCGCCACTACCGGGAGCATCAGAAG GGACGACCCACCAGCACGAACCCCATCGCCAGCATCTTCGCCTGGACGCGTGGCCTGGAGCACCGGGGCAAGCTGGACAGTAACCCGGAGCTCATCAA gtTTGCTCAGACGCTGGAGAAGGTCTGCATAGAAACGGTGGAGAGCGGGACAATGACGAAGGACCTCGCTGGCTGCATCCATGGTCTCGCCAA TGTGAAGCTGAATGAGCACTTTGTGAACACCACTGACTTCCTCGACGCCATCAAGAACAACTTGGACAAGGCCCTGGGCAAACAGTAG
- the ZNF710 gene encoding zinc finger protein 710 isoform X2, with translation MDRFTECGTQTDAVVVLSLAQAAVLGLVSENELLGATVSPSGFFPGLGGELPDTAAVEPGEPEGECRLEGEGQAPGDGQDEDALEAESSLEKHARRRKRPPVRLVPKVKCEKAEVEDDVLYEVSIPGDEEGEQQRSHQSDLQDPSQEQTVQSSAMKMIDLGTFGRKPRRLRHLRRHAHQELEGTERHLRSTGAADGATAGDLRTECAFEAGAPSPSEAEAPAPASPEQVKSEQGFAWQEPGELEAEVTGATSERNKKAQLDRLDINVQIDDSYLVEAGDRQKRWQCRMCEKSYTSKYNLVTHILGHNGIKPHSCPHCNKLFKQPSHLQTHLLTHQGTRPHKCEVCSKAFTQTSHLKRHMLLHTDIKPYSCRFCGRGFAYPSELKAHEVKHESGRCHVCVECGLDFSTLTQLKRHLSTHQGPTLYQCLECSKSFHYRSQLQNHMLKHQNVRPFVCTECGMEFSQIHHLKQHSLTHKGVKEFKCEVCGREFTLQANMKRHMLIHTSVRPYQCHICFKTFVQKQTLKTHMIVHSPVKPFKCKVCGKSFNRMYNLLGHMHLHAGSKPFKCPYCSSKFNLKGNLSRHMKVKHGVMDISLDSQDPMMDLAGADHAELDGQQEMDDFEEENSYGYGGVGNPPDEHALTEQAMKEMAYYNML, from the exons ATGGATCGCTTCACTGAGTGCGGGACCCAGACGGACGCGGTGGTGGTGCTGTCCCTGGCGCAGGCTGCGGTTCTGGGCTTGGTGTCTGAGAATGAGCTGCTTGGGGCCACAGTCAGCCCCTCGGGCTTCTTCccggggctgggaggggagctgcCGGACACTGCTGCGGTGGAGCCTGGGGAGCCGGAGGGTGAGTGCCGGCTGGAGGGTGAGGGGCAGGCGCCAGGGGATGGGCAGGACGAGGATGCCTTGGAGGCAGAGTCTTCCCTGGAGAAGCATGCCCGGAGGAGAAAGAGGCCTCCGGTGAGGCTGGTGCCCAAGGTCAAGTGTGAGAAGGCAGAGGTGGAGGATGACGTGCTGTATGAAGTGTCCATCCCTGGGGACGAAGAGGGCGAGCAGCAGCGCAGCCACCAGTCCGACCTCCAGgaccccagccaggagcagacGGTGCAGAGCAGCGCCATGAAGATGATCGACCTCGGCACCTTTGGCAGGAAACCCCGGCGCCTGCGGCACCTGCGCCGGCACGCacaccaggagctggagggcaCCGAGCGTCACCTCAGGAGCACTGGTGCAGCGGATGGTGCCACCGCGGGGGACCTGCGGACTGAGTGCGCCTTTGAGGCAGGCGCCCCATCCCCCAGCGAGGCAGAAGCCCCTGCACCAGCATCCCCCGAGCAGGTGAAGAGCGAGCAGGGCTTCGCCTGGCAGGAGCCAGGGGAGCTGGAGGCGGAGGTGACTGGTGCCACCAGCGAGCGCAACAAGAAGGCACAGCTGGACCGACTGGACATCAACGTGCAGATCGATGACTCCTACCTGGTGGAAGCTGGGGACCGCCAGAAGCGCTGGCAGTGCCGCATGTGTGAGAAGTCCTACACCTCCAAGTACAACCTCGTGACCCACATCCTGGGCCACAACGGCATCAAGCCCCACTCCTGCCCCCACTGCAACAAGCTCTTCAAGCAGCCCAGTCACCTGCAGACCCACCTGCTGACCCACCAGGGCACGCGGCCCCACAAGTGTGAGGTGTGCAGCAAGGCTTTCACCCAGACCAGCCACCTGAAGCGGCACATGCTGCTGCACACCGACATCAAGCCCTACAGCTGCCGCTTCTGCGGCCGGGGCTTCGCCTACCCCAGCGAGCTGAAGGCACACGAGGTGAAGCATGAGAGCGGCCGCTGCCACGTCTGTGTGGAGTGCGGGCTGGACTTCTCCACGCTCACCCAGCTGAAGCGGCACCTCTCCACGCACCAGGGCCCCACGCTGTACCAGTGCTTGGAGTGCAGCAAGTCCTTCCACTACCGCAGCCAGCTGCAGAACCACATGCTGAAGCACCAGAACGTCCGGCCTTTCGTCTGCACCGAGTGTGGGATGGAGTTCAGCCAGATCCATCACCTCAAGCAGCACTCCCTCACGCACAAG GGTGTGAAGGAGTTCAAGTGCGAGGTGTGCGGGCGGGAGTTCACCCTGCAAGCCAACATGAAGCGGCACATGCTGATCCACACCAGCGTCCGTCCCTACCAGTGTCACATCTGCTTCAAGACGTTTGTGCAGAAGCAGACGCTCAAGACCCACATGATTGTGCACTCACCGGTGAAGCCGTTCAAATGCAAG GTCTGCGGGAAGTCCTTCAACCGCATGTACAACCTGCTGGGCCACATGCACCTGCATGCGGGGAGCAAGCCCTTCAAGTGTCCCTACTGCTCCAGCAAGTTCAACCTGAAGGGCAACCTGAGCCGGCACATGAAGGTCAAGCACGGGGTGATGGACATCAGCCTGGACAGCCAAG ATCCCATGATGGACCTGGCCGGGGCTGACCACGCCGAGCTGGATGGGCAGCAGGAGATGGATGACTTTGAAGAGGAGAACTCTTATGGCTACGGGGGGGTGGGCAACCCTCCGGATGAGCATGCCCTGACTGAGCAGGCCATGAAGGAGATGGCATACTACAACATGTTGTAG
- the ZNF710 gene encoding zinc finger protein 710 isoform X1: protein MRGTRSAARAAVGGDANDHDSVGRRREMDRFTECGTQTDAVVVLSLAQAAVLGLVSENELLGATVSPSGFFPGLGGELPDTAAVEPGEPEGECRLEGEGQAPGDGQDEDALEAESSLEKHARRRKRPPVRLVPKVKCEKAEVEDDVLYEVSIPGDEEGEQQRSHQSDLQDPSQEQTVQSSAMKMIDLGTFGRKPRRLRHLRRHAHQELEGTERHLRSTGAADGATAGDLRTECAFEAGAPSPSEAEAPAPASPEQVKSEQGFAWQEPGELEAEVTGATSERNKKAQLDRLDINVQIDDSYLVEAGDRQKRWQCRMCEKSYTSKYNLVTHILGHNGIKPHSCPHCNKLFKQPSHLQTHLLTHQGTRPHKCEVCSKAFTQTSHLKRHMLLHTDIKPYSCRFCGRGFAYPSELKAHEVKHESGRCHVCVECGLDFSTLTQLKRHLSTHQGPTLYQCLECSKSFHYRSQLQNHMLKHQNVRPFVCTECGMEFSQIHHLKQHSLTHKGVKEFKCEVCGREFTLQANMKRHMLIHTSVRPYQCHICFKTFVQKQTLKTHMIVHSPVKPFKCKVCGKSFNRMYNLLGHMHLHAGSKPFKCPYCSSKFNLKGNLSRHMKVKHGVMDISLDSQDPMMDLAGADHAELDGQQEMDDFEEENSYGYGGVGNPPDEHALTEQAMKEMAYYNML from the exons ATGAGGGGGACCAGGAGCGCGGCACGTGCGGCTGTCGGAGGGGATGCCAACGA ccatgACAGCGTAGGCAGGCGGCGAGAGATGGATCGCTTCACTGAGTGCGGGACCCAGACGGACGCGGTGGTGGTGCTGTCCCTGGCGCAGGCTGCGGTTCTGGGCTTGGTGTCTGAGAATGAGCTGCTTGGGGCCACAGTCAGCCCCTCGGGCTTCTTCccggggctgggaggggagctgcCGGACACTGCTGCGGTGGAGCCTGGGGAGCCGGAGGGTGAGTGCCGGCTGGAGGGTGAGGGGCAGGCGCCAGGGGATGGGCAGGACGAGGATGCCTTGGAGGCAGAGTCTTCCCTGGAGAAGCATGCCCGGAGGAGAAAGAGGCCTCCGGTGAGGCTGGTGCCCAAGGTCAAGTGTGAGAAGGCAGAGGTGGAGGATGACGTGCTGTATGAAGTGTCCATCCCTGGGGACGAAGAGGGCGAGCAGCAGCGCAGCCACCAGTCCGACCTCCAGgaccccagccaggagcagacGGTGCAGAGCAGCGCCATGAAGATGATCGACCTCGGCACCTTTGGCAGGAAACCCCGGCGCCTGCGGCACCTGCGCCGGCACGCacaccaggagctggagggcaCCGAGCGTCACCTCAGGAGCACTGGTGCAGCGGATGGTGCCACCGCGGGGGACCTGCGGACTGAGTGCGCCTTTGAGGCAGGCGCCCCATCCCCCAGCGAGGCAGAAGCCCCTGCACCAGCATCCCCCGAGCAGGTGAAGAGCGAGCAGGGCTTCGCCTGGCAGGAGCCAGGGGAGCTGGAGGCGGAGGTGACTGGTGCCACCAGCGAGCGCAACAAGAAGGCACAGCTGGACCGACTGGACATCAACGTGCAGATCGATGACTCCTACCTGGTGGAAGCTGGGGACCGCCAGAAGCGCTGGCAGTGCCGCATGTGTGAGAAGTCCTACACCTCCAAGTACAACCTCGTGACCCACATCCTGGGCCACAACGGCATCAAGCCCCACTCCTGCCCCCACTGCAACAAGCTCTTCAAGCAGCCCAGTCACCTGCAGACCCACCTGCTGACCCACCAGGGCACGCGGCCCCACAAGTGTGAGGTGTGCAGCAAGGCTTTCACCCAGACCAGCCACCTGAAGCGGCACATGCTGCTGCACACCGACATCAAGCCCTACAGCTGCCGCTTCTGCGGCCGGGGCTTCGCCTACCCCAGCGAGCTGAAGGCACACGAGGTGAAGCATGAGAGCGGCCGCTGCCACGTCTGTGTGGAGTGCGGGCTGGACTTCTCCACGCTCACCCAGCTGAAGCGGCACCTCTCCACGCACCAGGGCCCCACGCTGTACCAGTGCTTGGAGTGCAGCAAGTCCTTCCACTACCGCAGCCAGCTGCAGAACCACATGCTGAAGCACCAGAACGTCCGGCCTTTCGTCTGCACCGAGTGTGGGATGGAGTTCAGCCAGATCCATCACCTCAAGCAGCACTCCCTCACGCACAAG GGTGTGAAGGAGTTCAAGTGCGAGGTGTGCGGGCGGGAGTTCACCCTGCAAGCCAACATGAAGCGGCACATGCTGATCCACACCAGCGTCCGTCCCTACCAGTGTCACATCTGCTTCAAGACGTTTGTGCAGAAGCAGACGCTCAAGACCCACATGATTGTGCACTCACCGGTGAAGCCGTTCAAATGCAAG GTCTGCGGGAAGTCCTTCAACCGCATGTACAACCTGCTGGGCCACATGCACCTGCATGCGGGGAGCAAGCCCTTCAAGTGTCCCTACTGCTCCAGCAAGTTCAACCTGAAGGGCAACCTGAGCCGGCACATGAAGGTCAAGCACGGGGTGATGGACATCAGCCTGGACAGCCAAG ATCCCATGATGGACCTGGCCGGGGCTGACCACGCCGAGCTGGATGGGCAGCAGGAGATGGATGACTTTGAAGAGGAGAACTCTTATGGCTACGGGGGGGTGGGCAACCCTCCGGATGAGCATGCCCTGACTGAGCAGGCCATGAAGGAGATGGCATACTACAACATGTTGTAG